The uncultured Trichococcus sp. DNA window GATCAGTTTCTCATGATCACCGCGTTCGATGATCTGGCCTTGCTCCATCAGCATGATGACATCCGCATTCTGGATCGTGGACAGGCGGTGGGCGATGACGAAGACGGTCCGTCCGTGCATCAACGCATCCATGCCGCGCTGGACGATCGATTCCGTCCTTGTGTCGATGCTGGAAGTCGCTTCATCCAAAATCATGACGGGAGGATCGGCAACGGCCGCACGGGCAATCGAAAGCAATTGTTTTTGTCCCTGGGATAGGCCTTCACCGTCACCGGAAATGACGGTTTGGTATCCTTGCGGAAGACGGGAGATGAAATCGTCGGCATTCGCCAATCGCGCTGCCGCATAGATTTCTTCATCGGTCGCATGTAGATTGCCGTATCGGATGTTTTCCAGGATCGTTCCGGTGAAGAGGTTGGTGTCTTGCAACACGATACCCAAGGAACGGCGCAGGTCATTCTTCTTGATGTCTGCGATATCGATGCCGTCATAAACGATTTTTCCGTCCTGGATATCGTAGAAGCGATTGATCAGGTTTGTGATGGTCGTCTTGCCGGCGCCCGTAGATCCCACGAAAGCGATTTTCTCACCGGGATGGGCATAGAGGCTGATATCATGCAGAATCTGTTTATCGGGATTGTAGGAGAAGTCGACATCAAAGAATCGGACATCACCGGTCAGTTTCGTGTAGCGGACCGATCCGTCTGGTTGTGGCACTTTCCATGCCCAAAGTCCGGTATGGTTTTCGGCCTCCTTCACTTCGTCATCGACCATGGTTGCATTCACCAAGGTAACGGTTCCTTCATCCAACTCCGGTTGTTCATCCATCAATTCGAAAATCCGTTCAGCACCCGCCAAAGCCATCACAATCGATGAAACTTGTTGGGAAATTTGGTTGACCGGCATCGTGAAGGACCGGCTCAGTTGCAGAAAGGAAGCGATCGCCCCCAATGTCAGTCCGCCGAAACCTGCGACAGCCATGGCGCCTCCGAACATAGCGATTAAAGCGTATTGCAGGTATCCCAGATTTCCTAAAATCGGCATCAGGATATTTGCATAGATGTTTGCGTTCGTCGCGCTCTCGCGCAACTCGTCGTTGAGTTTGTCGAAGCGTTCTTTGGATTCGGCTTCGCGTCCGAAAACTTTCACTTCTTTCTGACCATGCATCATTTCCTCGATATAACCGTTCACTTTACCGAGCGTCTGCTGCTGTTTGACGAAGTTGACGGAGCTCTTGCCGCCGATTGTTTTCGTGACGGTGATCGACAATGCCACCATCAGAACAACGATGAGCGTCAACGGCAGGCTGACTGCGAGCATCGCTGCGAATACGCTGATGATCGTGACCAGGGAAGAAAAGGCCATCGGGATACTTTGCGAAAGCATCTGGCGCAAAGTATCGATATCGTTGGTATAGCGGCTCATGACATCCCCATGCGCATGCGTGTCGAAGTACCTGATCGGTAAGGACTGCATATGCGCGAACAGCTCATCACGGATTTTTTTCTGGATTCCCTGTGAAATCGAGACCATCAGGATGTTGTAGACATACGTCGCCACGACTCCGACCATGTAAATACCGGCCATCATAGCGATCGCTCGGTACATGCTGGTGAAGACCGGATTGGTTACACCAAGTAAAGGTGTGATATATTCGTCGATCAGCGTCTTCAGGAACAGCGAACCGGCGACATTTGCAAGCGCGCTGACAAGGATACAAATCAATACAAGGCTAAAAGCGAATTTGTGTCCTTGGGAAATATAGGACAGGAGTCGTTTTGTCGTTTTGCCGGCATTTTTGGCTCCGCGCCGTTTTGGTTGATTAGGCTTCATCAGCAATTTTTCCCCCTTTCGTTTGTGAATAGTATACTTCTTGGTAAATGGTGTTTGTTGCCAGCAGTTCGTCATGCGTTCCGATGCCATTGATGCTGCCGCTCTCCATCACGATGATCTTGTCGGCATCCTGCACGGAAGAGATACGCTGTGCGATGATGAATTTGGTTGTGTTAGGGATTTCTTCCTTGAAAGCAGTCCGGATCAAAGAATCCGTACGGGTATCCACGGCGCTGGTAGAATCATCGAGAATCAGGATTTTCGGTTGCTTCACCAAAGCGCGGGCGATGCAGAGCCGTTGTCTTTGCCCGCCGGAAACGTTCGTGCCACCTTCTTCTATGTAAGTGTCGTATCCTTCAGGAAGGCGCTGGATGAATTCGTCGGCTTGAGCCTGTCGGGCCGCAATCATCAGCTCTTCATCGGTAGCGGCAGGATTGCCCCACCGCAGATTGTCTTTGATGGTCCCTGAGAACAGGATGTTTTTTTGAAGCACCATAGCGACTTCGCCGCGCAATGTCTGCATGTCATAGTCGCGAACATCGACACCTCCGACTTTCACCGTACCACCGGTTGCATCATAAAGACGCGGAATGAGGTGGACCAGAGAAGTTTTGGCGCTGCCTGTACCGCCGATGATGCCCACCGTTTCCCCTGATTTGACGGAAAAACTGACATTTTTCAAAGCGAGCTTCTGCGGATCGTTGGTGTAACTGAAATCCACCTGCTCGAAACTGACCGATCCGTCTGGGATGACCATAACTGGATCGCTGCCGTTTTTCAGGTCGCTTTCCTCGCTCAGCACTTCGACGATCCGTTCTGCTGAAGCGCGGGAGATGGTGACCATGACGAAGACCATCGAAATCATCATCAGGCTCATCAGAATTTGGGAAGCGTACGTGATCAAGCTCATCAGTTGGCCTGTCGTCATCGAACCGGAGACGATCATGCGTGCCCCCAAAAGGGACAACGTCAAAATGCTCGCGTACATCGTGAACTGCATCAAAGGGCTGTTGAACGCCAAGATTTTTTCGGCCTTGGTGAAATCAGTGTAGATTTTCTTGGAGACCGATTTGAATTTTTCGGTTTCGTGTTCTTCACGCACAAAGGACTTGACGACCCTGATGCCATAAAGATTTTCCTGTACGACACGGTTCAGCTTATCATAGGTGCGGAAGACCTTCTGGAAAATCGGGAAGGCTTTTGACATGATCAGGTAGAGACCGATACCAAGGAAAGGGATTGCGCCAAGGAAGACCATCGCGAGTTCACTATTGATGCTCAGAGCCATCAGCAATGAGAATACGAGCATAAGTGGCGCCCGAACCATGATTCGCATGATCATCTGGTAAGAGTTCTGGACATTCGTGATGTCTGTCGTCAGACGGGTGATCAGACTGGATGTCGAAAACTGATCAATATTCGAAAATGAAAAATCTTGGATATTGTAGTACATGTCCTTACGGATATTTTTTGCGAATCCTGCTGAAGCTTTGGCCGCATGCAAACCGGACAGGACCCCGAAACTTAATGAGAATAGGGTGGAGACAATCAAAATCAATCCGATTCGGATGATGAAGGGCATATCCCCTTGGCCGACGCCCCGGTCGATGATCATCGACATCAGAAAAGGGATGAGGACTTCGAGGACGACTTCCAGAGTGACATATATTGGGGCGAGGATCGAGTCTTTTTTATACTCTCGTATGCTGCCCATGAGTTTTTTTATCATAGCGTTAATCCTTTCTTTTATGTAAATCAGGGTAATTTAATCTATTTATTTCAGGTATTCAGCTCTCGGCATTCTTCGAAATTTTTTCAAGAATGCTCAAAAAGGTGGTGATTTCTTCTTCGGTCAAACCTTTGGACAATTGGCTCTCCACGGAATCAATCACTTGTTCCGTATTTTTTTTTGCCTGCAAAGCCTTATCCGTCAGCATCATTTTCCGCAGTCTGGCATCATAAGGAACGGTCTCCCGCAACAGCAAGCCATCCCTTTCCATCGTATTCAGGATGCCTGTGACGGTCGATTTGCGTATGTCGAATTTCTGCTCAAGGTCTTTCTGGAAGACGTCCCGCGTTGCTGATTCTTTGGCGATGAAGGAAACAATCGCGAATTGCATACCGGTCAGGCCATAACCATCATTTTCGGTCAAGTGCCTGTTCATGAGGCGCTTAACTTGTTGCCAAACCGATCTGATCCGGAATCCCAGCAGGTCTGTGTTGCTCATAATTTTTCACCACCCATATAGTTCGTGCCCTAACTATATTATGCTTGTTAAGAGGGATTGTCAATCACCTTGCTTACTTTTGAATCTTTTTTATTTACTAACAATACCGGGTGGGGTATAATGTTTTTTGTCGATAGGAAATTTATGCAAAATATACAGTAAAAGGAAGGATAGATTAAGAATGAGCACACAAGTAACAGATACAACATGGCAGAGTGAAGTACAAGAAGGTTTGACATTGATGGATTTTTGGGCGCCTTGGTGCGGCCCTTGCCGCATGCTCGGACCCGTTTTGGAAGAAATCGAAGAAGAGATGGCCAACAAAGTGAAAATCGTCAAGTTGAACATCGACGAGAACCAAATGACTGCATCACAGTTCGGCATCATGAGCATTCCGACAATGGTGTTGTTCAAAGATGGACAACCGGTGGAAAAACTGACCGGCTACCATCCGAAAGATGTTTTGGTCGATTACCTGGAAACAAAATTAGCGTAATATAGATAGCATAAATGGAGGGTTGTCTCATACCGAGGCGGCCCTCATTTGTTTTTGTGCGGATCCTACATCAAGTTGATGGCTGGCGCTTCTTGGCGACGCGACTGTTTGCCGGCTTCCTGCTGTGATATAATGGGCTATCATGATCAGGCAGAATAAAAATGATTGCTTAAAGGCACAGGAGGGCGGAAACAGATGGACGAAAGTACATTGTATCAGCATCAAACGCTGGGGGATCTGATGGCGGGGGTATTCGATGGGACACTGACATTCGAAGAACTATTGAAGCATGGGGACATCGGAATCGGGACTTTCCATGATTTTGAAGGGGAACTGATCCTGCTGGACGGCATCGCCTATCAAGCGAAGGCGGACGGCTCGATTTCGGAAGTCGATCCATCCCAGACAACGCCGCATGCTGCGGTGACTTTTTTTCAACCGGACCGAGAATACGCTATCGATCGGCCGATGACGCTGAGAAAAGTCAGGTCGGATATCGTCAAGCGCGTACGCAGCCGGAATGTTTTCTCCGTCGTCAAAATAACCGGGCATTTCGAATATATGCACACCCGGGCGGTGCCGAAGCAGCAGAAGCCGTATCCGCGCCTGATTGAAGCGACGCGCGTCCAGCCGGAATTCGAGTCCTACGACATGCACGGCACGGCAATCGGCATCTATACACCGGAGTTGTTTGACGGCGTAGCCAAGGGAGGCTTCCACTGCCATTTCATCAGCGAGGACTGCAAATTCGGGGGGCACATACTCGATTACATAGTGGACAACGCGAAATGCGAGATCCAAACCATCGAAAGCATCACGCAACATTTCGCTGTCCAATCGGATGATTTCATGGACAAAGAAATCGATTACCATAACTTGGCGGAAGAAATGGCTGAAGCAGAAGGCTGATAAAGAAATGCGGAAAAAAAGAAGCGTTGTATAACCTCCGGATACCGGGATTATCCAACGCTTTTTAAGATTGTGGATTTATTCGATTTTCTCCAAAACAACGCGGGCCAATTGCGTTTCAATTTCATCGGCGGTGGCGATATCCGGTGAGAAGGCTGTGGCAGTCCCGCAAGCGACGGCTACCCGGAAAGCTTCCAAGGGGTCCTCGGTACGGATAAAGGTCCCGACGAACCCGGCCACCATGGAATCCCCGGAGCCGACCGGGTTGGCGACTTCACCGGATAACGGCGGTGCATAAATGACTTCATTCGCCGTGAACAGAAGCGCACCGTCGCCACCGAGGGAAACGATGGCATGCTGGGCACCCAACTCAACCAACTGCTTGCCGTAAGGGACAACCTCCTGCCAAGTGGCGAAAGTACGGCCGAACAATTCGCCGACTTCCTTCTGGTTCGGCTTCACGACCAAGGGGTGGTATTGCAGGCTGTTCCGCAGCTCCTCCTTCGTGATGTCGCAGGCAAAAGGCACGCCTTCCTCATGCAAGGAGCGGATCAACTGTTCATAAAAATCCTTGGGCATGGATGGCAGTTTGCTTCCCGACAAAACAACGAAGTCTTGTGTTGAGATGTCTTCGAAGCATTTCATAAAAACAGCGACTTCCTCTTCGGTCGCAGCAGGACCGTAATCGCTGATTTCCGTATCCTGATCCGATTTCAAAACCAAATTGATGCGCGTGCGCTCTTTTATCACGATGAACTGATTGATGATCTGCAATTCTTCCAAGTAATCACGGACAAATTCGCCGGTGAAGCCGCCACGGAATCCCAGTGCGATCGAAGGGACTCCGAGCGCTTTCAGAACGCGTGACACCATGATGCCTTTGCCGCCGGGAGTGATCAGTTCGTCATCCATGTGATGAGAATGCCCTAGACTAAGATGCGGAACGGAGACGATATAATCGATGGTTGGATTCAAAGTGATCGTATAAATCATTGCAATTCCTCCTGACCGAAATTCGAAAGTGACCGATATGTACAACTGCTGTTTTAAGTATAGCGTTGTTTCCGGTCAAACTCAAAAATAAGCCGTGGGTGAGCCAGTAATGATCATTATTTATCTAAAGAAGCTGCCTTGACGATTGCCTCGGCGTAGGCCTGTTCCGTTTTGCGGATGAAACGTCGACTCAGCCTCTGGTAAGGGTAGCGTGTTCCTAAAGTATGTTTAGCGATTTTTACGGAATGATCACTGATGCGCTCCAGATTGGAGACAATATCGATGAATAGGATGCCTTCGGAAGGCAAACCGATTCCGCTGTTCAACCGTTGGATATATCTCTCGCGGATCGTCTGTTCTGCTTCATTTACTTCTTCTTCGCGCTGGATTACTTTTTCTGCCAATAACTGATTGTCTTGGACGTAGGAAGCGATAGCCTCTTGGACATTGCGTTCAACGATAGCGAAGAGGTTGACAAGTTCTTCGTCCATCAAAATTGTTTGTACATCTTGTTGATTTTTATTGGTCCGGATGTCCCTTTTGGCAGCCTTGGTAGCATCTTCGATATTCCGGACGATATTTTCACAGTGGTCACCGATACGTTCCAGATACTTTGTGATGTCGATCATGATGGCATGATCGTTTGAAGAATGGAACGGAAGCTCTTCCCGCGAGATAAAGGTCAAGTATTCGGTCAGTTTGTAGTCGATGGTATTGACGATTTCTTCGAGTTGGAGCGTATCCTGTTTGTAAAGGTCATTGTGATCGAGATAATACTTATAGGCCGCATGAAATTCATCCGTGACGAAAGAACCCATCTGTTCGACTTCGAGTTTAGCCTGATTCAAAGCAACAGAAGGGCTAGTTTGAATGATGGTGTAGTCCAGATTGGTGGCATCGTACTTTACGATCCGTTCTTCACCGGGAACCATTTTTGTGACCAAAACAGCCAGTTGGTGGATGAACCACATCTGGATCAATACGTTCAACACATTGAACAAGCCGTGTGCAAAGGCAAGCTGCATGGCGGGATTGAGATTCAATGCTGTTGATAAGTTCGTTAAAACGACAGTGAATGGAGCCAAAATAAGCAGGATGAAAGCGGTCCCTGTCAGATTGAAGATGACATGGGAAGCGGCGGCACGTTTTGCGGGCAAGCTGGCCCCGATTGCGGCGAGGATTGCGGTTATTGTTGTACCGATGTTATTACCGAACAAAATCGGCAATGCCGCGTCCAAGGCAATGCTGTTTTGGGAATACAGTTCCTGCAGAATGCCGACCGTGGCACTGGAACTTTGAACTACTAGAGTCATTCCGGTACCAGCAAGTACACCATAGAATGGATGGTCGGAAAGATCCGTCATCAAAGATCTGAACTGAGGAAGTTGTTCAAGTGGTTCCATACCTGTACCCATCAAGTCCAACCCATAGAAAAGACAGCCGAAACCGAAAATTATTTGGCCGATACTGTTCATGAAAGAATTTTTTGTGAAGAAGAGCAGCATGGCCCCTATTGCCATGATCGGAAGTGCGTAGGCACCTACGTGGAACCCGATGATGAAAGCTGTGATCGTCGTCCCGATGTTCGCTCCCATGATGACCCCAATGGCTTGTTCCAGATTCATAAATCCGGCACTGACCAATCCAACGGCCAGGACGGTCGTTCCTGAACTGCTTTGGATCAATACGGTCACCAAAATTCCGGCCAATACCGATCGTAAAGGGGTGGAAGTAAATTTGTTCAAAATATTGCGTAAATTGTCTCCTGCACTACGCTGCAAGCCATCCCCCATGTATTTCAATCCGAATAAAAAAATGCCTAACCCACCAAAAAATTGGAATAACATACTTTGCCAATCCATATAGTTCCTCCTTATGTTAATCGATTCATGTAAATGTAATGCTGCATCAGGGGAGACGCTCTCTGAATGGATAAGAGCGATTCCCACCATGAATAAGAATAGAAGAAAGAATTAACTTTGTACAGAGCTTTTTGCATTAGAATATGGAAAAAACTATTTCAGATTCTGATATTCAAGCAAACCGGAAAGGAAATACGGTATAGATATGATAAAATAATCCTAATTGCCGCATACCGAACGATCAAACAGAACACATTGTGAATACAAAATGGAAGGAAGAATTTCCTGATGACAGACGAAAGCCTAACTGAAAATATCGACGAGAGGTTAAAAGGGATCGAGAACAATATCAGAAAAAACATGTCCTTGAGCAGCGTCCCGGTCTTGATGGAAGCCATCCGGACGCATCCAGATCATCCACATGTGAATTACTTGTTGGGGCTCAGCCACTACAAGAACCGCAATCTCGAAAAAGCGATGCACTACGCACTGCGGGCGGTGGAATTGGATGGCACCGGCGATGCCTATTTGACGCTGCTGGCGAAGCTGTATGCGGAGGACGGCGATGACAAGGCAGCGGAGAGCTATGCGCAAGCCGCCTTCGCCCGCAACCCCGCCAATTGGGAAGCGGCCCTTGTGCTGGCGAAGATGGCCTTCGAAAAGAACGACCTCCCACGGGCGCTGGAACTCGTCGAGCAGGTGCTCAAGCACACCCCGAAATCCTTCGCGGCTTTGCGTTTGAAATCGAAAATCTACCTGCAGCAGGAAGAGGAGCTTGATACGATCCTGGCATCCATCGAAGAGTCCGAGAAATACGGCTATGACGATGCCATCGAATACGACCGCGTCTATGCCTATTACATCCACGGCCGTTTCGACGAATGCCGCCGCATCCACAAGGAATTGGAACGGACGCGGCCGCTTTCGCACAGCACCGAAAAAGTCGGCAAGCTGATCGCGACTATGCAGTCGAGCCGGATGGCAAGAAGGGCCCCTCATGCCGACTACTTTCATATGGATGCCGCCCATTCCAACCGGAAAGTCAAAGTCTCTTTGGAAGAGTCTCTGGCCGAACTGAATGATCTGATCGGTCTGGCGGAAGTCAAGGAGACCATCAACCGGATCGTGAAATTGGTCGAATACGACAAAAAACGGGCCTACATGCTGTCGATCGAAAAGAATGAACAGCCTTCCTATCATTTCGCCTTTTCCGGAAATCCCGGCACAGGGAAAACGACGGTCGCCAGGATTCTGGGGGACATCTTCTATTCCTTGGGCATCCTTGAATCGGGCCAGTTGGTGGAAGTCGATCGCTCGGATCTGGTCGGCGGCTACGTCGGCCAGACCGCCCAGAAGACCAAGGCTGTGATCGAATCGGCCATGGGCGGCGTGCTGTTCATCGATGAAGCCTATTCCTTGGCATCCTCGGACAGCGATTCGCTCGATTACGGCTCCGAAGCCATCGATACGTTGATCAAAGCGATGGAAGATCACCGCAATGACTTTATCGTGATCTTGGCGGGTTATGACACCGGCATGAAGCAACTGCTGAAATCGAACCCCGGCTTGTCGAGCCGTATCAACATGCAGATCGATTTCGAGGACTTTTCCGACCAGGAACTGTTGGAAATCGCCAAGGCGCAAGCCAAGGATAATCATTATACGCTGACCGAGGAAGCGGAGCAGGCTTTCAGGGTCAAAATCAACCAGGAAAAAGTCGTCCCGCAGTTCGCCAATGCCCGTGCCGTCCGGAACATTATGGAAGAAGCGATGCGCGAACGGGCCTTCCGCTTGAGCGAAAAGCCGGTGACGAAGGATGATCTGGTCATCCTCGAGCCGCTCGATTTCGGCATCGACCCGAACCAGCTGTTCGGGGATAATATTGAGGACTTGATGGCACAGCTGCGCAATCTGGTTGGGTTGAAGGACGTCAAAAAACAGGT harbors:
- a CDS encoding ABC transporter ATP-binding protein: MKPNQPKRRGAKNAGKTTKRLLSYISQGHKFAFSLVLICILVSALANVAGSLFLKTLIDEYITPLLGVTNPVFTSMYRAIAMMAGIYMVGVVATYVYNILMVSISQGIQKKIRDELFAHMQSLPIRYFDTHAHGDVMSRYTNDIDTLRQMLSQSIPMAFSSLVTIISVFAAMLAVSLPLTLIVVLMVALSITVTKTIGGKSSVNFVKQQQTLGKVNGYIEEMMHGQKEVKVFGREAESKERFDKLNDELRESATNANIYANILMPILGNLGYLQYALIAMFGGAMAVAGFGGLTLGAIASFLQLSRSFTMPVNQISQQVSSIVMALAGAERIFELMDEQPELDEGTVTLVNATMVDDEVKEAENHTGLWAWKVPQPDGSVRYTKLTGDVRFFDVDFSYNPDKQILHDISLYAHPGEKIAFVGSTGAGKTTITNLINRFYDIQDGKIVYDGIDIADIKKNDLRRSLGIVLQDTNLFTGTILENIRYGNLHATDEEIYAAARLANADDFISRLPQGYQTVISGDGEGLSQGQKQLLSIARAAVADPPVMILDEATSSIDTRTESIVQRGMDALMHGRTVFVIAHRLSTIQNADVIMLMEQGQIIERGDHEKLISEQGKYYQLYTGAFELE
- a CDS encoding ABC transporter ATP-binding protein; amino-acid sequence: MIKKLMGSIREYKKDSILAPIYVTLEVVLEVLIPFLMSMIIDRGVGQGDMPFIIRIGLILIVSTLFSLSFGVLSGLHAAKASAGFAKNIRKDMYYNIQDFSFSNIDQFSTSSLITRLTTDITNVQNSYQMIMRIMVRAPLMLVFSLLMALSINSELAMVFLGAIPFLGIGLYLIMSKAFPIFQKVFRTYDKLNRVVQENLYGIRVVKSFVREEHETEKFKSVSKKIYTDFTKAEKILAFNSPLMQFTMYASILTLSLLGARMIVSGSMTTGQLMSLITYASQILMSLMMISMVFVMVTISRASAERIVEVLSEESDLKNGSDPVMVIPDGSVSFEQVDFSYTNDPQKLALKNVSFSVKSGETVGIIGGTGSAKTSLVHLIPRLYDATGGTVKVGGVDVRDYDMQTLRGEVAMVLQKNILFSGTIKDNLRWGNPAATDEELMIAARQAQADEFIQRLPEGYDTYIEEGGTNVSGGQRQRLCIARALVKQPKILILDDSTSAVDTRTDSLIRTAFKEEIPNTTKFIIAQRISSVQDADKIIVMESGSINGIGTHDELLATNTIYQEVYYSQTKGGKIADEA
- a CDS encoding MarR family transcriptional regulator; this translates as MSNTDLLGFRIRSVWQQVKRLMNRHLTENDGYGLTGMQFAIVSFIAKESATRDVFQKDLEQKFDIRKSTVTGILNTMERDGLLLRETVPYDARLRKMMLTDKALQAKKNTEQVIDSVESQLSKGLTEEEITTFLSILEKISKNAES
- the trxA gene encoding thioredoxin, translated to MSTQVTDTTWQSEVQEGLTLMDFWAPWCGPCRMLGPVLEEIEEEMANKVKIVKLNIDENQMTASQFGIMSIPTMVLFKDGQPVEKLTGYHPKDVLVDYLETKLA
- the budA gene encoding acetolactate decarboxylase, which translates into the protein MDESTLYQHQTLGDLMAGVFDGTLTFEELLKHGDIGIGTFHDFEGELILLDGIAYQAKADGSISEVDPSQTTPHAAVTFFQPDREYAIDRPMTLRKVRSDIVKRVRSRNVFSVVKITGHFEYMHTRAVPKQQKPYPRLIEATRVQPEFESYDMHGTAIGIYTPELFDGVAKGGFHCHFISEDCKFGGHILDYIVDNAKCEIQTIESITQHFAVQSDDFMDKEIDYHNLAEEMAEAEG
- the pfkB gene encoding 1-phosphofructokinase, producing MIYTITLNPTIDYIVSVPHLSLGHSHHMDDELITPGGKGIMVSRVLKALGVPSIALGFRGGFTGEFVRDYLEELQIINQFIVIKERTRINLVLKSDQDTEISDYGPAATEEEVAVFMKCFEDISTQDFVVLSGSKLPSMPKDFYEQLIRSLHEEGVPFACDITKEELRNSLQYHPLVVKPNQKEVGELFGRTFATWQEVVPYGKQLVELGAQHAIVSLGGDGALLFTANEVIYAPPLSGEVANPVGSGDSMVAGFVGTFIRTEDPLEAFRVAVACGTATAFSPDIATADEIETQLARVVLEKIE
- a CDS encoding Na/Pi cotransporter family protein codes for the protein MDWQSMLFQFFGGLGIFLFGLKYMGDGLQRSAGDNLRNILNKFTSTPLRSVLAGILVTVLIQSSSGTTVLAVGLVSAGFMNLEQAIGVIMGANIGTTITAFIIGFHVGAYALPIMAIGAMLLFFTKNSFMNSIGQIIFGFGCLFYGLDLMGTGMEPLEQLPQFRSLMTDLSDHPFYGVLAGTGMTLVVQSSSATVGILQELYSQNSIALDAALPILFGNNIGTTITAILAAIGASLPAKRAAASHVIFNLTGTAFILLILAPFTVVLTNLSTALNLNPAMQLAFAHGLFNVLNVLIQMWFIHQLAVLVTKMVPGEERIVKYDATNLDYTIIQTSPSVALNQAKLEVEQMGSFVTDEFHAAYKYYLDHNDLYKQDTLQLEEIVNTIDYKLTEYLTFISREELPFHSSNDHAIMIDITKYLERIGDHCENIVRNIEDATKAAKRDIRTNKNQQDVQTILMDEELVNLFAIVERNVQEAIASYVQDNQLLAEKVIQREEEVNEAEQTIRERYIQRLNSGIGLPSEGILFIDIVSNLERISDHSVKIAKHTLGTRYPYQRLSRRFIRKTEQAYAEAIVKAASLDK
- a CDS encoding AAA family ATPase → MTDESLTENIDERLKGIENNIRKNMSLSSVPVLMEAIRTHPDHPHVNYLLGLSHYKNRNLEKAMHYALRAVELDGTGDAYLTLLAKLYAEDGDDKAAESYAQAAFARNPANWEAALVLAKMAFEKNDLPRALELVEQVLKHTPKSFAALRLKSKIYLQQEEELDTILASIEESEKYGYDDAIEYDRVYAYYIHGRFDECRRIHKELERTRPLSHSTEKVGKLIATMQSSRMARRAPHADYFHMDAAHSNRKVKVSLEESLAELNDLIGLAEVKETINRIVKLVEYDKKRAYMLSIEKNEQPSYHFAFSGNPGTGKTTVARILGDIFYSLGILESGQLVEVDRSDLVGGYVGQTAQKTKAVIESAMGGVLFIDEAYSLASSDSDSLDYGSEAIDTLIKAMEDHRNDFIVILAGYDTGMKQLLKSNPGLSSRINMQIDFEDFSDQELLEIAKAQAKDNHYTLTEEAEQAFRVKINQEKVVPQFANARAVRNIMEEAMRERAFRLSEKPVTKDDLVILEPLDFGIDPNQLFGDNIEDLMAQLRNLVGLKDVKKQVSSIMNYVRAEKRREKMGHPMSDLSLHMVFTGNPGTGKTTIARLISQILKSIGVLKRGHMIEVTREELVGQYVGQTGPKTLEKIKEAYGGVLFIDEAYSLYSASENDFGYEAISTLIKEMEDNRDKLVVIMAGYPSEMEQMLSMNSGIRSRIAYTVDFPDYDSEELTEIFHMAATQQGFVLTEEAQEKVKNLFLQSYTTRDSHFGNARTARSLFEKAKLHQSNRLAEDEDADLFTILPEDIEEM